GGAGTACTTATTATATTTTATGGGATTTTTCTATTGTTAGCCCTTAGGGCTATACTTAAGAAAAAATTTCAAGCTTTGATGATTGTACATTATAAGTAGTGGGGTGGTTATTTGAGGTGGTTTTGAGTTATGTACAAAAAAATTATGCATGTCCAAATGTCTTAAGCATAGCCCTAAGGGCTATGTTTGTGGAGTCCATTGTTAGAATGTTAAGGTTTGCATGTCGTAAACAGACGTGATAAGTAGTGATCGAGTTACGTCATGGATTTATCACCACCCCCTTGATTTCCTCTCTTCCAATCCCTTTTTTAAATTCCCccaaaaaacaaacaaacaaaaacaaacccaATTTCAATCCTTTTCAACACAACTTTTTACATATATCCTGCAAAAACTTTAACATTCTTGGTTTTACAACAGATGTGTAAATATGGAGGTCCGAAGAACCATGACCATGAATTGGGATGGATTAGGAGATCTCGATGACGACGATGACCTGTTTTTCGACGCTCAACGACCATCCTCTGTTGGCTTAGAAGATCTCGGTTCCTCGTCGTCTGATGAAGAATTCGACGATAGTCGAATGTCCTTTTCTTCTTCCGCAGATTATTCTACATTCTCAGCGAATGAATATGACATGTGGATGGCTGCACCTGAGTCGATCACCGATCGACGAAGGCGGCTTTTACAAGATATGGGATTGGGGAGTAATAAAGATTTGTCGTCTACCAATGGAACTACGCAAATGTTGTCTGGTTTTAAACCAGACATTTCTCCACAGGCTAACGTTTGTAAGCCGGTGGAGAAACAGTTGTCACCTGTTTCCACGAAACAGGATGCAGAACTGTACAACCAACCATGCGAACCTGGAACTGGTTCTCCAGGTTCGCATGGATTATTGGTGCGTTCAAGATCAGAGGGAGGTATATATACATCCTCCCTCGATACAAAACAAAGGAAAGAAGAAATGACTGGTTTGATATCGAAGCAACGTCTTATCCGAACGTTGTCGGGATTCTCTATCTGGTTAGCCGGTTTATCGTCTCCTAGAAAAGACCAACAAAGGAGGATTTTTGTAGCGAATGATGACACTACGCAAATGGGTCAAAAGGAATCGATCCTTTTGATCAAGAATTTGGATAATGGGAAGGAATTTATGGTTAAAGAGTGTCATAAAGAAGGGAATTGGAACAAGTTGAGTGATGTTCAAACAGGGAAGCAAATAACAATGGAGGAATTCGAGAAAACCGTAGGGCATTCACCGAAAGTGAAAGAGTTAATGAAGAAAGCGGTTGACGACACCAAACAACCTTCGGGTGGTGATCTGAAATTGACACCGGGTAACTCCTCTTTTAAAAAGAGCTTTAAGAAAAGCAAGAAAAAAGGGGCTGCATTGTTTAAGAACATAAAATTAGGATCAATGGGAGCATCAAAGACGGATAAAGAACAACGTTCTACGATTACAAGTTCTCCATCAGTCAATAGTAATAATtcaccatcaacaaacgatcaaaAATCATCTTCGCAATGGGTAAAAGCTCGAGTTCATGGAAAACCATACAAAGAATTCACAGCATTGCATCGTAGTCAAGAGATTCAGGGTCACGACGGGTCGATTTGGGCGATGAAGTTTACATACGACGGTCGTTATTTGGCTACCGCAGGTGAAGATAAAGTGGTTAATATATGGGAAGTGCAAGAATTCGATGTAATGGCAATGATGAGTGGAGATGACCCGAGTTCAGTTACTGGGACACCGGTTCACCCAATGGCTATGATGGCTAGTCCTGATGGTCGACCACCGTTGCCTGATTCTACCCCCGAAAAGAAGAAAAAAGGGAAGAAAAAGAATAAAATTCCAGATTATGTTCATGTCCCAGAAACTGTTTTTGggttgtctgaaacaccattttgtaCCTTGGATGGTCATACTGATGATGTCCTGGACTTATCTTGGTCAAGATCCCGGGTTAGTTATATTCATCGAAACTTTCAATTTTAGTCCTTCGAGTTTACATTTTTATGTTAATACCACCAAAGGGCTTCTGGCCTAGCGGTATCAAGGAAACTCATTTACTTTGTGGTTTTAAGTTCGAGTCCGGTCGTGGACAAAaaagggtgtgtgtgtgtgtgtgtttgctgTTCCaaagataaaataataataaaatatagtaCCAACAACTACATATAGATTTGGAGAATTTTAAACAGCATTTTTTTGGCAGCTCTTGCTTTCATCTTCAATGGACAAAACAGTAAGACTATGGAATATTGAAACTAAGACTTGTTTGAAGCTATTTGCTCATAGCGACTACGGTATGCGCATATACAACGATTTGAGCACATTCTTTCAAAATGACAGAAGACTGTTTTTTTACCATGTAATGTGATGTTAATGTTATTGGCAGTGACTTGTATCCAGTTCAATCCAGCAGATGACAATTACTTTATAAGTGGTTCACTAGATTCTAAGGTTAGAATCTGGAACATACCAGATCCACATGTTGTGGACTGGCTCGATCTTCACGAAATGGTAACTGCTGTTGGCTATTCTAACGACGGACAGGTACATTTCCTCCATTCTTGTGTTTATAATATCTTGATCTAAAATGAATGACTTAGGAGCATTAATTTTGGTTTGTTCAAATGAAGGTTTCGGTTGTTGGTTCACATAAGGGAATCTGTCGGTTTTACAACACTGCTGGTACGAAATTTTGTCTTTTTGATTTGTCTAGCAACTTATGATGGTTTCTAAATTTGGTTAAATTTTATAGATTGCAAGCTTGAGTTTAAGGAACAAGTTGAATTGAAAAGTAAGAAAAAGCCACAACCTAAAAAAATAACCGGTTTTCAGGTATACATAAGTCCTTTTTAAGTAGTACATGACTAATTCATTACATTATTAACCTAATAAATCATATTGATTTACAGTATTCTGCAAGCAATCCATCTGAAGTACTCGTGACATCAGCGGATTCGCGGGTTAGGATCTTAGATGGAACAAAAGTCATCCAAAAATTCAAAGGTATTGCCTTTAATTCATTCTTTGACTTTCAGGTCAAACAGGATCAATCAATCTCAACATCAAATTTGACATAAAACATCTTTACTAAAAAGAAAATTTCTTATAATAACTAATTTAATGACTCTATTGACTAAATTTTACATTTCTGGAAGAAAGTCTTGTACatattgaatttaaaaaaaaaaaaaaaaaaaaaaaaaaaaattactttgacCACAAAAGTCAACGTGTAGTGTGTACTActcttacaattttttttttttttaaaaaaaaaaaaggcaaacaCACACATCCATACACGAATTTAAACATGAATATATACATGCCCACCACGGGACTCGAACCCCCAACCTATAGGTTGAAGGGGTCACCTCGATACCGCTAGGCCAATGGCCCTTTGGTACTACTGACTTACAATTTCCAACAGGTTACAAGAACAACAACAGCCAATTTTCGGCTGATTATAGTTCTGATGGAAAATACATAATCAGCGCGAGTGAAGATTCGCACGTATACATATGGAGGCACGAAGAATCGAAAGGGAAACACAAACGTCCAATCGCTAAATCCTACGAACACTTCCCTTGTAAAGACGTATCAGTAACCGCACCATGGCCAGGGAGCAGCAAACTCGAACGACCAATCGTCACAATTCATTCCAAAAAACACGTAAAAAAGTCAACCACCACATTACCATCGCCTGTACGTGATGATTCAAACAAGCCATCCTCGTCACCGTTGCCACCTCTTCCTAAAAAAGGCGATCCTTCAATGGAGAATGTTGAAGATGTAGAGCACCATGGTGACTCGAGCGTTGGTCCATGTGAGTCGTTTAGCTCGGCTAACAGTTCATCTGGTAGGTTCGATGAAATGACATCACCTTCACCGTCACCGAACATTAAGTCTCCTTCGTGGGGTGGTGGTCATGGTCACAAGACTATTCAGGCAACGGCGTGGGGGTTTGTGATCGTGACTGCGGGGTTAGGCGGCGAGATTAAGGTTTTTCAAAATGTTGGTCTGCCGTTTAAGGTTGGCCGTTTGTGATCCAGGTTTTTTAGTAAGCAACCGTGTAATGTTGAATCGACAAAGGTAGTCATTTGAAGGATCAAGGTAAATTTGAGAATTTTTTGTAGTTGGGAGGACTTTTAACAAATTTTAATCTTCGTATATGACCTCCTGAAATTGAACAATGCACATTAGATTATATTCTCAACAATGTATTATAGTTATATGTTAATTATTATACACATGTGAATGAGTTCATTCTTTGTTGCAAATCAAATCCAGTTATGTTATTCCAATACACCAAACACTCTATAATACATGATCCATAATACAAGAATTATTTATTATTCCGTAGTAGATAATTGAATTCCTTTAAGGTCTGAGATTCTATTTCAACGTCCCCTCCCATCATCGGTGTTAACCGACGTGGGTTTGACTTTTTTTTTTCCCTTCCTTTTACTATATTATTCTATTTTCTTATTGGTCCACCTCATATTCGACTTTGAAATAAACACCGAACGACACCACACTTTAATCAATTTCGAGGTCCATTTTCGACCTTGAAATGGATACCGAAAAATGGATACGAATACCTCATGCTCTTATAAACAAGTCAACAATTATTAAAGAGTAATCATGGTGGACTATGTACATTAGAGTGTGGTCGAATTAACCGTCCTCCCGAGTAACCCGAACAAACAAAGAAAAAACCTTCTATCTTTTACTCCGTAATACATGAATTCATTCACTCaacttttaaaaaaaacaaaacttACCTTAAATATACAatgacaacaacaacaaaacccaataccacataagtggtgtatggaggaggtgggatgtagacaatcattctcctattcgagaataaagacaagtcatttctccagaGTACCAACAACGCAAAAAAAATAATTTAGGTGTTGTGATGCAAGTTAGTACAAACCACAGGTactaacggcgtaattttttctattTAAAATTTCAATTTTAAATCCAACTAGCGGACAACTTCTAGATAGAGTGGACAGTTAAACGACGTCACAGGCATGAAGTATTTGAATGTATCATCAATTGGCGGGCTCTCCTGTAGATTAACCTAGACATGATCTCGCCGATGACCCAAACCCTAGATGACAACTACCTCGACGACGAAGCTTTATGGGCGGCAATCGACTCCGCCGCCGTATCCTCGTCGGCGATTGCCTCcgtcaccaaatctctcaaacctcaaactaataataacaacaatcgcTACCATTCCCCCAAAATTCAGTTTCCAATCATGTCAAAATTCAACTCATCTACACCAATATCCAGCAGCACAAACCCTAGAAAACACTCAATGATTGAAAACGAGGTATTTCAAGTGGAAAGGTCCAATGGAGAACGTCCGATGAAGATAGCTAGGTTTTGTAGATCGGAAACAACTTCTCCGCTTGCAATGGTGAAGCATGTGCAACACACGCCGACTACACCGTCTTCGTATAGTTCGGAATATCAGATTCAGAGTCCTGTTAATTGTTTATCTGATTGCTCGGTGATGACGCATAGCTTGTCCGGTCGATATCCTACTGTTTCTGTCTTCAAAGAGTATCAGAATGCTGCTATAGCGGTCTGTATACCTTCCGTATTATAATCAATTCATATTCTATCTGTTTTTTAGTTAAATTGTAATTGCTTCATATATTTGTGTTAGTGAATAGTCGAACACTTAACCTGATCCTACGAATGGTTAGGTAGATGTTATGTTATAATGTTGAATCTGTAGTGTTAAAGTGTATGGATTACTGACATTTGAATTTCAGTCTTTGACCATTTAGTTAAAATGTAGTTGCTTCATATATTTGTGTTAATAAATAGTCGAATACTTAACCAGATCATACGAACGGTTAGGTAGATGTTATGTTATAATGTTGAATCTGTAGTGTTAAAGTGTATGGATTACTGACATGTGAATTTCAGTATTTTGACCATTTATAAAAATCTATAGAAAGTAACGCATAGCTAAAGAATTTAGTAATCACTGGATAATTGGTTGTGCTTGTGATAACATTGTGGACCAATATGACTAACCACTACCATATGGAATTAGGATGAAAACAGGTAATAACTAAGATAGTTTCTGTAAAGCAGAGTTTGCACTTTGCAACTTTATATACAACATCATCACAAAGAAAAGCACTGCAACTATAGTTGGATGCAGCGAGTGTTTCTTTGGGCAAAAAAAGGTGTAAATTGGCGGGAACACCCTGATCCTGTGTGCCTTTTTGGCACCAGCCATTGTCCACCCCACAAGGATTAGCTCCGGGCAACTCCCCTATCCTGGAACCCCAACCATGTGACAGACTGACCCCCGGAGGGATCGAACCTGCGTCTGTATGGGCAAACTTCCACATGGTGGGTCCCCAAGAATATTTGGGTGTGGGTACCGTTGAAGCAATGTGTTGGTGGTTACCAACCACATGAATTTTGACATGTTTAATTGTGGCTCACATTTACAAGTCAAATAAGGATGAAGTTGTTTTTCACATGTGACAATTGTGAAGTCAAAATGGTAGGCTAGTGTGGCTACATTTGTTGGAAATGTTTTCATATGTGGTTTTCACATTAGGAAGAAAATATTATAAATACAAGGATATCTAGCTTGTTGAAATCATCCAAGAGTGGGATCAAGTGATCCAAGGGAGGATCAAGTATCACAAATGAGAGAAAACacagttgatcgataatatcaacggagtgtgtttatttgtgaggtcgagagttttattcttgtaaggagtgtaaaaaagtgtacgagaaacttagattttatactaaaatctaaggggcttgggtttgggtttaactcatagtgtactttttcttgtaccgggttcttttatattataagaataaaggagactcttggggtggacgtaggcagggttttgccgaaccacgttaaatcatcgtgttatcagttactttatttgctttctattatttcacgcaagtttgtctcaaacaaattatatcctcgcttccgctggtgtgggtgcgctaggcaagttgtcataacaagtggtatcagagcatccaggTGTTTCGGATAAGGTTTTTTTTTTGTTTGGAGATGGCGAGAAACGGCGGTATGCaatttaaggtggagccatttgagATGGCGGATGACGATCGGTATATTATTGAACACATGGATGTGTTTAATGGTCTGGTTAATCAACTTGAATAAGTTGAGGTTTAAAGGAGGAAGAAGATAAGATCCTTATTCTTCTTGCCTCTCTTCCCAGTTCGCAGGATAAGAGACGAAAATCCGATAACCGTTTTGAGCATgggtttgctatggttggtcatggaagggAAAGGTTTGCCGAGAAGAGATCTAGTGATAACGGTAGGTCTAGATCTGGAGACGGCGTGAAGAgtatccagtgcttcaaatgtcatgAGTGGGGTCACTAAGGAAAGGTTGTCCACTCTGGAAGAATGGTGAAGATAAATCTGGGGGTTCAACGGCTGCGGTAGCAGTTAATGTACCGGTGGGAGATGGTCTCACAatctccaaaagttctacttctgctcaagatgaatggattttagattctggttgtacgatgcatgtgtgttccaagaaagcttattttgataagctaatattaaagaaagcgggggtgctgactttaggtgatggttcaacatgtgatgttgagggtgttggcatggtgaaaataaaattgtttcacgGAGCTGCTTACGCTCTTAGTGGTGTGGCGTACACACCAAGGATGTGCAATAATCTAATTTCCTTATGCGTGTTGGATTCTCAAGGATACGGATATTGGGTcgtaggtggagttatgaaaatcacacgtagcgtgaaggtcctgatgaagcgagagaagtatgagggtttatatcgtcTGGTGGCGAGTACAAAATGTACTCTTGTCTCGAAGGTTTAGAAAGCGTGCACGCGGGAAACGGGAACATGTTGGGACATGTTTGACCAAGGTAGACGATggtgagaaggaaaatcctactgtggtggaagaggtgattcgagactcctcttCGATGTCAACTAGGTAAGTTGACAGGGTTAGTTGCACATGATTATTGGCTGTTTTATTTGAATCGGGGTTCAGGACCGAGGTGATTCATGGTGTGTGCAGCGGGGATAACGGAGGCCAATGATGAAAATACTAGGTGTTAGTATTTTCGGTGACGAAGAAGATAAATGTTCGccaaggtggagattgttggacggTGGTTACCAACCACATGAATTTTGACATGTTTAATTGTGGCTCACATTTACAAGTCAAATAAGGATGAAGTTGTTTTTCACATGTGACAATTGTGAAGTCAAAATGGTAGGCTAGTGTGGCTACATTTGTTGGAAATGTTTTCATATGTGGTTTTCACATTAGGAAGAAAATATTATAAATACAAGGATATCTAGCTTGTTGAAATCATCCAAGAGTGGGATCAAGTGATCCAAGGGAGGATCAAGTATCACAAATGAGAGAAAACacagttgatcgataatatcaacggagtgtgtttatttgtgaggtcgagagttttattcttgtaaggagtgtaaaagagtgtacgagaaacttagattttatactaaaatctaaggggcttgggtttgggtttaactcatagtgtactttttcttgtaccgggttcttttatattataagaataaaggagactcttggggtggacgtaggcagggttttgccgaaccacgttaaatcatcgtgttatcagttactttatttgctttctattatttcacgcaagtttgtctcaaacaaattatatcctcgcttccgctggtgTGAGTGCGCTAGGCAAGTTGTCATAACACAATGCTTCTTTGGTAGCGAGtgtttctttaatcaatcaacaaagTATTGGCTTATCTGCTTTTAGGAGGGTGTAAGTGATCCCCTCTGTAAATAACATTATTAGCAAGGTTGGGAGAATGTTGAACCTAGAAGGCAGGTGGTGAATAGGTTGTCCATGAACGTTGGTCCAAATTCTTAGGGTTGATCAGAGGTGGTTTCACAAATCAAATGCAGCTATATTAAGATAACAAGACATATAAGCAAAAGCATTTATTAAGAACATCATGCATAAACGATAGaggctttgatgatgatgatacctaaTGCCTCATTCAGTTTTTATACCAGAAGTAACACATAATGTTATGTGTTTTCAGATTCTTGAGAAGAGTGACTATACTATGATCTCTGGGAATCCTTTCATCAAAAAGTCTGGTAAAGCTGTTTCACTTTCTAATTTAGTTCGTTCCTCGAAAAATGTTGCTGATGGATTCACATTGTGAAAACAGGTTGGAGAAAGATATCATTTTATTTCAACATCTCCTACGAAATTAAAGATAAGACTATAGAGTTTGATGATAATTGTAACGTGCAACGTGCTGAATTCATAGTTCGGGCACATATGCAGTATGTTTCTATACTTGAATTGAGATGCAATTTGGTTTCCATTGTTATGGTTTGTTACAACTGTTTTATTTGTTTATAGAGGTGGGAGGTTCTCTGATGGATGGGGTTCATGTGAAAGACGTGAGAAGAGATTTGTAAAACCAAACCATGATATTCCTAGCACTGCTGAAACAAGAGCTAAAAATAAAGCTTGTCAGGTACATTTCTCTCTTTGCAATTGTCGTAAACTTCAGAATTTATTAGTGTCTGAAATATCTGCGCATTAGATCACGATGCACTACCTAGAGATTAAGCTCTCTTAACCGCTTTGATAAGTGAAGGCTGCTTAATTGACTACCTAGGACTAGGAGTTAAGGACATACTACTAATAATTGCATTTAGTGTTGATAACCTCAAACAAGGGTTAATTAATATGTTTCAAATTTACACTTCTTACAATGTTTTCTTGCATACATCACAGATTTCCAATTACTTACACAACTAGTTTTCGAGCTTTTTCTTTGTATcagattttctatttttgtttattcttaattcttattcttattattaagatGGCTGTAAAGCTGTGCCAACTTCAATTGAACATTCAGTTTCAATGAATATATGATAAGCATATGGTGTAAGGAACTGATCATCCATCAATCTGGACTGATTGTAGTTTTTAGAATGTTTACTTTCATCCAACCCCCTTTTTGCGTCTTCTGGATTTGTTACACACTTATAGATGACCCCTTTCACACCACAATGGCTGTATCATTTCAGCATACATGCAATTAGTGATAGCTGAATATTAGTGAAATTCCCAAATAGAATGAATATCGACCACTTCTGCGATAGAATAAATGGATCACCACAATGGGGAAAATAGATGGTTGTGTTAGATTAGTTTATTTTTCAATAAGCTGAATTAAGTTATAGAAATGTGTGAGCTACTTGGACATGTAATTTTGAAAGATCATATCATTGGGCTTTGTGTTTTTATTCCCAGAAGGAATCACTCTTCTTCGTCCTTGCTAGAATTTAAGTCCAATTCTCGGCAAGTAAACCTTGTTTGTGTTTGCAGGACCTGCTAGGTATAGGAGAGTACCGCCCTGGTGTCAATGCTCAGAGATGAGAAAGGAACCATGTTCATAACCCTGCTTCAAATATGGGAATTGCAAACTCCAAATTTACAACCAGCAACTGTAATTTGACTCAAAACTCAACTGTGAGGCCCCATGTAAAATCATGATCTCAGATTTTATGGTTATTGTATTTCGATATAGCAGCAAGCCTTGGCCAATGCAATGAAAGACAAATGATCTTTTTGAGGAGTAATAgtggtcgggtcataatgattaatcGCCGGTTGTTACATGTAAAAAGTAGGACAGCGCTAgtccatcaaaaaaaaaaaaaaaaaaaaaaaaaaaacacatcacAAACGAAACAAAAACACGGTTCAACATAATTCTTCACATTTGATGTACTTTTGTTTTACTAGATCATGAAAAAATGTATATCTCCCTCTACTAGAAATGGACTAATCTTACCAGAATTTCATTTGTgtcatcaaaatcatttatctaccTAAAATTACATTTGTTCATACACTTCATACAAACAGAAAGTAAAAGAAAAGGACAAAGGTGAACAATCTATTTTTTTAAATCTATTTAAGCATTTCAATAATTTTTCAGCAGATCTTGAATGGCTTTGTTTCAGATGCATGATGTGTTCAAGAAGCATTCTCTTAAGTACAGCAATCCTTTGTAGAAATACAGTAGCAATCCATCAGTTCCTAAAACAGAACAAAATAAAGAGTCATGTATTAGTTATAATTCTTATAAGTTCTTCCTCCACAAATGAAGTTGAATAAACGCTGGTGTCAGTTAATTATTACGAAGAAGCACAAATAACGTGTCTGCTACCGTTTTTGTAACTTCGTTTGCAAAATAAACTTAGTACTTGCTAAAGAAACAGCAGGTACGTAAGAGCTAAAATCAGAATTTTAAAAATAGTAAGTTTCAAATGCGACACTTAAGTTACCAGGAACAAAGGACACTTACGAAGCCTTGCACGAGCAACATCCGTCTATGATCCACTTAAACAAGCTTCGGCTACAGTGTTGTCTTTACCATTTAAATCTGCAGATTGGGTTTCTCCCTTACAAAGCTCTTCTTCTGACCTGAACTCAAGCTGCTTTTCAACAGACTTCAAACTAGACTTTCGTTTATACTTCAATCGATATAGCGGAGACACACTGCACGTATTGACGGCTTCCACCACATTGCCGCCACCAGTATCACCTCCACccccaccacatgattcagatctTTCCAaatcattgtttacctttttcgtTTCATCAGCCTTCAAAATCTTGTGATATGAAACTGACGATTGCCCTTTTCTCTTTCTTAAAATAGAAGGCGTATTTGGAAAGCTCATCGCAGCAATCTTTAGGATTGATTCCGGGGTTTGGGCAGTTACACGGCGACACTTGTCAACATTTGGTGGAGTTGAAAAACACCGAGGGGAAATAATTCCATTCGAGTTGTACTCCACAACACCAAATTCAGTTGGCATAAAATTTTCAATTTGTGGAGGCTCATAATACAAAGAACCGTATGTTGGAACGTTGGATCGTATTGGTGTTGCATCTAATGTCTCCAGATCATGCATTGTACCGCAAGTCTCAAACTTCGGAATCAAATTGCGACTAAGGTGACTAAGATCAAATTTCGACGGATGTGATTTGCTTCTAGCGGTTTCAGAATCAGTTGATCCACAAGGAACAAAACTTGATGAAGCATCCACATCTTGAGAAGGGGTTGAGCATTCTATGTCATCTGTGGCATCCATTTCTGCCTTACGGTGTTCTGCAGTTGCAGGTGATTCCCGAGCATGTGTAATACGTTTTACGGATGACGGTGTTTTGCTTATGTCACCACCTCCGTTCTGAATATCATTTTTCGGGATAATTGGAAGGTTCCCAGTGGCTAAATAGAAATCTAACTTCTTCTTTAAAGAACTATTCCAATGGTTTTTTATTGCATTGTCAGTCCTGCATGAATAATAAATTTCATTTATGAACAAATGAATATAAATGAATAAAAGAGAGGGCAAATAGTCCAAAAAAAATTGAGTAGGATAGTAGGTAGCAGACGAGACTCGAGAGCCAATCAGTATTTCTCCCAAAGACAAAAACTTTTGTAGAGGAGGCAATTTAGAACCATCAATCTAAAAATGTGTCAATTTGGGTAATGCTTAATCTCTAAAAGGTCACATGGGTTGAATGGGTTATAACTTATTAATCAGAAACGTATTCAAATACTGAAAACCTTTTAGAATGCTTATTTATCTGATACTAGAACCAAATAAACAAGTTAACAGATGGTGTTTGCAAATCTGCCT
The window above is part of the Rutidosis leptorrhynchoides isolate AG116_Rl617_1_P2 chromosome 1, CSIRO_AGI_Rlap_v1, whole genome shotgun sequence genome. Proteins encoded here:
- the LOC139841934 gene encoding uncharacterized protein, which gives rise to MEVRRTMTMNWDGLGDLDDDDDLFFDAQRPSSVGLEDLGSSSSDEEFDDSRMSFSSSADYSTFSANEYDMWMAAPESITDRRRRLLQDMGLGSNKDLSSTNGTTQMLSGFKPDISPQANVCKPVEKQLSPVSTKQDAELYNQPCEPGTGSPGSHGLLVRSRSEGGIYTSSLDTKQRKEEMTGLISKQRLIRTLSGFSIWLAGLSSPRKDQQRRIFVANDDTTQMGQKESILLIKNLDNGKEFMVKECHKEGNWNKLSDVQTGKQITMEEFEKTVGHSPKVKELMKKAVDDTKQPSGGDLKLTPGNSSFKKSFKKSKKKGAALFKNIKLGSMGASKTDKEQRSTITSSPSVNSNNSPSTNDQKSSSQWVKARVHGKPYKEFTALHRSQEIQGHDGSIWAMKFTYDGRYLATAGEDKVVNIWEVQEFDVMAMMSGDDPSSVTGTPVHPMAMMASPDGRPPLPDSTPEKKKKGKKKNKIPDYVHVPETVFGLSETPFCTLDGHTDDVLDLSWSRSRLLLSSSMDKTVRLWNIETKTCLKLFAHSDYVTCIQFNPADDNYFISGSLDSKVRIWNIPDPHVVDWLDLHEMVTAVGYSNDGQVSVVGSHKGICRFYNTADCKLEFKEQVELKSKKKPQPKKITGFQYSASNPSEVLVTSADSRVRILDGTKVIQKFKGYKNNNSQFSADYSSDGKYIISASEDSHVYIWRHEESKGKHKRPIAKSYEHFPCKDVSVTAPWPGSSKLERPIVTIHSKKHVKKSTTTLPSPVRDDSNKPSSSPLPPLPKKGDPSMENVEDVEHHGDSSVGPCESFSSANSSSGRFDEMTSPSPSPNIKSPSWGGGHGHKTIQATAWGFVIVTAGLGGEIKVFQNVGLPFKVGRL
- the LOC139841940 gene encoding uncharacterized protein, whose amino-acid sequence is MISPMTQTLDDNYLDDEALWAAIDSAAVSSSAIASVTKSLKPQTNNNNNRYHSPKIQFPIMSKFNSSTPISSSTNPRKHSMIENEVFQVERSNGERPMKIARFCRSETTSPLAMVKHVQHTPTTPSSYSSEYQIQSPVNCLSDCSVMTHSLSGRYPTVSVFKEYQNAAIAILEKSDYTMISGNPFIKKSGWRKISFYFNISYEIKDKTIEFDDNCNVQRAEFIVRAHMQGGRFSDGWGSCERREKRFVKPNHDIPSTAETRAKNKACQDLLGIGEYRPGVNAQR
- the LOC139877213 gene encoding transcription factor MYB3R-3; the protein is MSKVNLEGYCVENKQSSSSISEGSSGIVLPKSPQNSSPAATSPPNRRTTGPIRRAKGGWTPEEDETLKRAVGLFKGKSWKKIAEYFPDRSEVQCLHRWQKVLNPELIKGPWTLEEDETIVELVNRYGPTKWSLIAKSLPGRIGKQCRERWHNHLNPDIKKDAWTLQEELALMNAHRVHGNKWAEIAKALPGRTDNAIKNHWNSSLKKKLDFYLATGNLPIIPKNDIQNGGGDISKTPSSVKRITHARESPATAEHRKAEMDATDDIECSTPSQDVDASSSFVPCGSTDSETARSKSHPSKFDLSHLSRNLIPKFETCGTMHDLETLDATPIRSNVPTYGSLYYEPPQIENFMPTEFGVVEYNSNGIISPRCFSTPPNVDKCRRVTAQTPESILKIAAMSFPNTPSILRKRKGQSSVSYHKILKADETKKVNNDLERSESCGGGGGDTGGGNVVEAVNTCSVSPLYRLKYKRKSSLKSVEKQLEFRSEEELCKGETQSADLNGKDNTVAEACLSGS